A single genomic interval of Fructobacillus americanaquae harbors:
- the alr gene encoding alanine racemase, producing the protein MNDDPFSRRGAALFVSAAALVHNAKTIMTHAKAKRLIAVIKANAYGHGAKWAATVLAGQADVHDFAVATVDEGLDVRQVLPERRDQIVLLGVQNVNLVTVMAENYLAPAVGNLDWLLAARDLLQASDSPLPPLRVHLAIDTGMGRMGAKTKAELSSMYQFVMGEDAFELAGVFTHFATADDQNQAYYDQQKADFLAQVTALDIDPKYWHVANTGSALFHFDEIPTETIRVGSALYGYNPAYPSKKTDLPLQPVATFKARIWGVHQLLAGEAVSYGATYVAHENQWVGTVPLGYADGYHRTFSGMTVLINGRKERVLGRVTMDQMIVSLSKPVPINTDVILFGQDGQEKISIEELAEYGQSIPHEVLTGIGSRIPRVIEDK; encoded by the coding sequence ATGAATGATGATCCATTTTCTAGGCGAGGAGCGGCACTCTTCGTTTCAGCAGCAGCGCTGGTTCATAATGCTAAAACAATTATGACCCATGCAAAAGCCAAGCGCTTAATTGCTGTTATTAAGGCAAATGCCTATGGCCACGGTGCCAAATGGGCAGCAACAGTTTTGGCGGGGCAAGCAGACGTTCATGACTTTGCTGTAGCAACGGTTGATGAAGGGTTAGATGTCCGCCAGGTTTTGCCGGAAAGAAGGGACCAAATTGTCCTACTTGGCGTCCAAAACGTAAATTTGGTAACGGTGATGGCTGAAAACTATCTGGCGCCAGCAGTTGGCAACCTGGATTGGTTATTAGCTGCAAGAGATCTCTTACAAGCTAGTGATAGTCCACTACCACCTTTACGAGTCCACCTGGCTATCGATACCGGTATGGGGCGAATGGGTGCTAAGACGAAGGCAGAGTTGTCATCGATGTATCAGTTTGTTATGGGGGAGGACGCCTTTGAATTGGCTGGGGTTTTCACGCACTTTGCAACGGCAGATGATCAAAATCAGGCTTACTATGACCAGCAGAAAGCTGACTTTTTAGCTCAGGTCACAGCCCTAGATATCGATCCCAAGTACTGGCACGTTGCTAACACAGGTTCAGCACTCTTCCATTTTGATGAAATTCCAACCGAAACGATTCGCGTTGGTTCGGCCCTGTATGGCTATAATCCGGCCTATCCATCCAAAAAAACCGACCTACCATTGCAACCAGTGGCGACTTTTAAAGCTAGAATTTGGGGTGTCCATCAGCTTTTGGCTGGTGAGGCGGTTTCCTATGGTGCAACCTATGTAGCACACGAGAATCAATGGGTTGGCACAGTGCCGCTTGGTTATGCCGATGGCTATCATCGAACTTTTTCGGGTATGACCGTTTTGATCAACGGCCGAAAAGAACGAGTCCTTGGCCGGGTCACGATGGATCAAATGATTGTTTCATTGAGCAAGCCTGTTCCAATTAATACGGATGTCATTTTATTTGGACAAGATGGCCAAGAAAAAATCAGTATCGAAGAACTGGCCGAATATGGTCAAAGTATCCCACATGAAGTACTAACTGGAATTGGGTCACGAATTCCACGTGTCATCGAAGATAAATAA
- a CDS encoding type II toxin-antitoxin system PemK/MazF family toxin encodes MTADYENVRRGDVFYADLKQGIGSEQSGLRPVLVVQNDMGNMNAPTTIVVAITSKIAKPKLPTHISLPAAISGIKRDSIILAEQIRTIDKHRLRDRIAHIDQQDGLMKAVAKALKISIGLA; translated from the coding sequence ATGACAGCAGATTATGAAAACGTTCGCCGTGGCGATGTTTTTTATGCCGATTTAAAGCAGGGAATCGGCTCCGAACAGTCCGGCTTGCGCCCAGTTTTAGTGGTGCAAAATGATATGGGCAATATGAACGCTCCAACGACCATTGTAGTGGCGATTACTTCCAAGATAGCCAAGCCCAAGTTGCCGACACATATTTCATTGCCGGCGGCGATTAGCGGTATTAAACGGGATTCCATTATTTTGGCCGAGCAAATCAGAACCATCGATAAGCATCGTTTGCGCGACCGCATTGCACATATTGACCAGCAAGATGGCTTAATGAAGGCAGTGGCAAAGGCATTGAAAATTAGTATTGGCTTGGCCTAA
- a CDS encoding response regulator transcription factor — translation MAKAIKILLIEDDKNLADNIVGFLEDFADVTAVTDGQDGEYEGKEVPYDLIISDLMLPGENGLEIIKNLRDDKVDTPVLILTAKASLDDKIEGFNVGADDYLTKPFHREELLVRVKALLRRTGVYSEDNMITVGELTINLENRGVQVHGQSVKLVGKEFDILTYLGQNKNIIVTRDQIFDRVWGIDSDTTINVVNIYLNNLRRKLEAVGQGGLIKTLRNIGFILEVPDAKTD, via the coding sequence ATGGCCAAAGCAATTAAAATCCTGTTAATTGAAGATGATAAAAATCTGGCCGATAATATTGTCGGCTTTTTGGAAGACTTTGCCGATGTCACGGCGGTGACGGATGGCCAAGATGGTGAATATGAGGGGAAAGAAGTCCCTTACGATCTGATTATATCTGATTTGATGTTACCAGGTGAAAATGGTCTGGAGATTATCAAGAATCTTCGGGATGACAAAGTGGATACGCCTGTTCTAATTTTAACGGCGAAAGCATCTCTGGATGATAAAATTGAAGGTTTCAACGTAGGTGCCGATGACTATTTGACTAAGCCCTTCCACCGCGAAGAATTATTGGTTCGAGTAAAGGCACTCCTACGCCGAACGGGTGTCTATTCCGAAGATAACATGATTACAGTCGGAGAACTAACGATTAACTTAGAAAATCGTGGCGTTCAGGTTCACGGTCAAAGTGTCAAATTAGTCGGCAAGGAATTTGATATTTTGACCTATTTGGGTCAAAACAAGAATATCATCGTGACCCGGGACCAAATTTTTGATCGTGTTTGGGGCATCGATTCTGATACCACGATTAACGTGGTCAATATTTACTTGAATAACCTGCGCCGAAAACTTGAGGCAGTTGGCCAGGGCGGGCTAATTAAGACGCTCCGAAACATTGGTTTTATTCTCGAGGTGCCGGATGCCAAGACTGATTAA
- a CDS encoding sensor histidine kinase, giving the protein MPRLINRKQQIDNFSTLALGLMVIFGFLAGVIFWVYTFTIYDSSDKVINQYVEYYQRNNWLDEGASAKQKMLTADSMRHMPEDFRGNFLYYDEKGKEIENQTNNNGSKNVLTRRFGLQFDTSDLNLAPRTVHVNKTYLRIQAVKFKPNMVLVPDGQGLKSATYGYVFVDVTDTVLNLKKFQDVMVWSFVSAFIFALFFAFFIARQSMKPILKAWDQQQDFVNNAAHELRTPMSVIQGKLETMLTKPDNTIRQQSEAIILSLSEVRRLNSLTNNMLTLAKTGSNMTKIEKEKTDVGQFLQQILSPYIEMGEISDKKVVIHNAVRQEVDIDQKRIHQLLVLLMDNALKYSDEGATVTVSAAIEKKRLTLSVADTGRGISADAKKHIFDRFYREDKTGNRETGGTGLGLSIAEWIVAAHNGKITVSDNQPKGTIFKVTLSL; this is encoded by the coding sequence ATGCCAAGACTGATTAATCGCAAACAGCAAATTGATAATTTTTCAACGTTGGCCCTGGGTCTGATGGTCATTTTTGGCTTTTTGGCCGGGGTGATTTTTTGGGTTTATACCTTCACGATTTATGATAGCTCTGACAAGGTTATTAACCAATATGTGGAGTACTATCAACGCAATAACTGGTTGGATGAAGGAGCCTCAGCGAAGCAAAAGATGCTGACAGCTGATTCTATGCGTCATATGCCAGAAGATTTTCGTGGAAACTTTCTGTACTATGATGAAAAGGGGAAGGAAATTGAAAATCAGACAAATAATAATGGTTCCAAGAATGTCTTAACAAGACGTTTTGGTCTGCAGTTTGATACTAGTGATTTAAATTTGGCCCCCAGAACAGTTCATGTTAATAAGACTTATTTGAGAATTCAGGCTGTTAAATTTAAACCGAATATGGTCTTAGTGCCAGATGGCCAGGGTCTGAAATCGGCGACCTATGGCTATGTCTTTGTTGATGTCACGGATACTGTTTTGAATTTGAAAAAATTCCAGGACGTGATGGTTTGGTCATTTGTTTCGGCCTTTATCTTTGCGTTGTTCTTTGCCTTCTTTATTGCCCGGCAAAGTATGAAGCCAATCTTAAAGGCTTGGGATCAGCAACAAGACTTCGTTAATAATGCTGCCCATGAATTGCGGACACCGATGTCAGTCATTCAAGGAAAGCTAGAAACGATGCTAACCAAGCCGGATAACACGATTCGTCAGCAGTCCGAAGCCATTATTCTTTCGCTATCGGAAGTCAGGCGGTTGAATTCCTTGACCAATAACATGTTAACCTTGGCTAAAACTGGGTCAAACATGACCAAAATTGAAAAGGAAAAAACCGATGTCGGTCAGTTCTTGCAGCAAATTTTGTCGCCTTACATTGAAATGGGGGAAATATCGGACAAAAAGGTGGTTATCCACAATGCTGTTCGTCAGGAAGTCGATATTGATCAAAAACGGATTCACCAATTATTGGTACTGCTAATGGATAACGCGCTAAAGTATTCGGATGAAGGAGCAACCGTGACGGTTTCGGCTGCGATTGAGAAAAAACGTTTAACACTTTCGGTTGCCGACACTGGCCGCGGCATTTCAGCTGACGCGAAAAAGCATATCTTTGACCGTTTTTACCGTGAGGATAAAACTGGTAATCGTGAAACTGGTGGCACTGGTTTAGGCCTATCCATTGCAGAATGGATAGTCGCTGCCCATAATGGTAAGATAACTGTGAGCGACAATCAACCAAAGGGGACAATTTTTAAGGTGACTCTCTCACTTTAA
- a CDS encoding S1C family serine protease produces the protein MIRKRVHAFTTMIVAAFVIGGLLVLFSSSPGSWYQSQLAQATHTNAAGTATVAKTAYKSKDQATSAYNKVKDAVVTVQNLQKSASLGDGVSAFDDQTKDKQQTDYETAAQGSGVVVKIGKDTADIVTNNHVIEGSAAIQVVDANGQKAEATVIKRDTSKDLALIRVKSTAFKQVAKLADSSSLKSGQQVLALGSPLGAAYASTMTKGIISSPNRTLAISQTNNQNVQVIQTDAAINPGNSGGALINLAGEVVGISSAKISAGAADTNIEGMGFAIPANTVAAFIK, from the coding sequence ATGATTCGTAAAAGAGTACATGCTTTTACCACTATGATAGTGGCTGCCTTTGTAATCGGTGGATTGCTGGTGTTGTTTAGTTCCTCACCAGGATCTTGGTATCAAAGTCAGTTGGCACAAGCCACCCATACGAATGCCGCTGGGACGGCCACAGTGGCAAAGACTGCCTATAAGAGCAAAGATCAGGCAACTAGTGCCTACAATAAGGTTAAAGATGCCGTTGTTACGGTGCAGAATTTACAAAAATCAGCTTCGCTAGGCGATGGAGTATCAGCCTTTGATGATCAAACAAAGGATAAGCAGCAGACCGATTACGAGACGGCTGCCCAGGGATCAGGTGTTGTTGTGAAGATTGGAAAAGATACTGCCGATATCGTGACGAATAACCATGTGATTGAAGGTTCAGCGGCCATCCAGGTCGTGGATGCCAACGGTCAAAAGGCCGAAGCAACTGTTATTAAAAGAGATACGTCCAAGGATTTAGCCTTGATTCGCGTGAAATCGACCGCCTTTAAGCAAGTTGCCAAGCTAGCGGATAGCTCATCTTTGAAGTCCGGTCAACAGGTGCTGGCGCTTGGTTCGCCATTGGGAGCGGCCTATGCCTCCACGATGACCAAGGGCATTATTTCCTCACCAAACCGGACGCTAGCAATTTCACAGACTAATAATCAAAACGTTCAAGTTATCCAAACGGATGCAGCCATTAACCCTGGTAATTCAGGTGGGGCCTTGATTAATTTGGCTGGGGAGGTCGTTGGCATTAGTTCAGCTAAGATTTCGGCTGGCGCTGCTGATACCAATATTGAAGGAATGGGCTTTGCTATTCCGGCTAATACGGTGGCCGCTTTTATTAAATAA
- a CDS encoding thioredoxin family protein encodes MYQPEKHTNEEIQTFIDQPGRQLMFLSADWCGDCKVIKPFVQGIKDEVSKTAGWIDADRDDNLDLATSYGLRGIPSFVLFIDGKKVDQIGHGERLTPKQVTDWYEGTLQ; translated from the coding sequence ATGTACCAACCTGAAAAACACACAAACGAAGAAATTCAAACTTTTATCGATCAACCCGGTCGGCAGCTCATGTTCTTATCGGCTGACTGGTGTGGGGACTGCAAGGTCATCAAACCTTTCGTTCAAGGAATTAAGGATGAAGTTTCTAAGACAGCTGGTTGGATTGACGCCGATCGCGATGACAATTTAGACCTAGCAACAAGCTATGGTTTGCGTGGCATTCCTTCTTTTGTCCTCTTTATTGATGGCAAGAAAGTTGACCAAATCGGTCATGGAGAACGCCTAACACCAAAGCAAGTAACTGACTGGTATGAAGGAACCCTTCAATAA
- a CDS encoding methylenetetrahydrofolate reductase, translating to MAVHQNNLAGLSLATTLDVNQVNTHGVAWVVNQALTKERNGAKILISQIFFNVDNFLAVQEGLKMAGANLILVAGVLHYPSQNQLDWVQRVLRLTVSNDWRKNPDLASARLVADLTDGQAAGIHYFANF from the coding sequence TTGGCGGTTCATCAAAACAATTTAGCAGGGCTCAGTTTGGCGACGACCCTCGATGTCAACCAAGTCAATACCCATGGCGTTGCCTGGGTGGTTAACCAGGCCTTGACTAAGGAAAGGAATGGGGCGAAAATTTTGATTAGTCAGATTTTCTTTAACGTTGATAACTTTTTGGCAGTTCAAGAGGGCTTGAAGATGGCCGGAGCGAATTTGATTTTGGTGGCGGGTGTCCTTCATTACCCTAGTCAAAATCAGCTTGACTGGGTTCAACGGGTCTTACGTCTGACTGTCTCTAATGATTGGCGAAAAAATCCTGATTTGGCCAGTGCACGTTTAGTTGCGGATTTAACAGACGGCCAAGCAGCGGGTATCCACTATTTTGCTAACTTTTAA